One genomic region from Lycorma delicatula isolate Av1 chromosome 9, ASM4794821v1, whole genome shotgun sequence encodes:
- the LOC142330741 gene encoding uncharacterized protein LOC142330741, with translation MKSFEEYNRLKHNLARKEFKKLDKIEKNEISDNAENINYGLTDTSKEYTINRKRNLKNNNLVIKKNKISKLHNKDNEALKFMKIKPEKLNLKSKISSDVFSVRHTLKSEVKEENKLNDKDLKLNCNSSYKNNNLISNIDLKHNFSYLSKKEVQNLSPKKNNIFDNDDGQPNLQRNQSKLNHLDMTVKKKRGSGSSCYTSDAVHRIHRAHQDDLMRLSNIPYYYSEIDIRPEEKDPEIKEHTTNFNGDINNNDLLLIISNYSSNPKLHDSSSYNNFKGKLSNYSIKSYNNVLSNYYKDFESKYTLLDRFHRGITNNVENLTDADILENINNLSLPLVLDKKLLEIQLPFLEEYLNFSRMRNKLNESSPILLKTNSSKSHSELESKDRDKLMKANEIKKLELQKIKKYNEILKLQILEQFIKSDNCNNLPLKPHKHILASIEREPFTNSLDPVSNSNNSGNNDAIVDNLQLPVENNLAELNNNVDEIRPFFFRTSNNPYNNNNNNNTGGGEYNNNNSGYGEGNSNSNGGGRFGSRNNNNNIGGFYDTRNSGYSGDNNNNNKNAGGPYNSPGGGGNGGSHYNNSNNNGYSCNQCHKNFPRSDSNNNDKLFDSDDSSYKKNLENNNSIDNKIINYENAYNSSIEVGDHLHVINRRASCDSDKDMNNDLNNHISPFISENNVLKIKNPQLIKNLKKIDTSLLLFPPAFDYNAPLLNPSLNRDKLKLKYTAKKNNNITIKLDPIVNFKHSTNESKTKSNENYSTFKEIVKLNKRFINATLSPFDNENFENISSSPLSAFLKRKVDQKKYIQHKTLKNSMIDLEPLISEAFTNSVKKYDNNLTDSNNFIRENDFNKKYDEINSDNNSLINNRTRNIVNNDIMDVLKDNIFLSNSTASNYSLLTLPSLTMEFRKPNHIVNIKKGKKYDSMSVPYEFNPNNNSSQISGRVYNSSSVIKKINSLNKLNKNNYNLSYSSGQVKNNFNVSEKDKFCPNYENVSNFLSLNNDETTLLPDINSNLFFSTKNYVFDRYFGASNAVRNDLMKTRIPLNVNWDYSNYNNNINTNSSDNNYIYMAPYFSLSSAKPLESLVKVIGFVIETNDSSFCGNKSSDKNLYSIPALWNQQNNSLMHKSHLFNCLNNNFVNGSTQFVRSNVTTNREMKGTIINITAKNVNKNMNAPIFNKYTNKDISCIQNDSFNNKTLDIDLQLIQNFINVLQHFVETQNNNNKNNNNTNNVNNATFNKKNETYIKTDGEILEK, from the coding sequence ATGAAATCATTTGAAGAATATAATAGACTGAAACATAATCTGGCtaggaaagaatttaaaaaattagataaaattgaaaaaaatgaaatatcagataatgctgaaaatataaattatggttTAACTGATACCAGTAAAGAATACacaattaatagaaaaagaaatttaaaaaataataatttggtaataaaaaagaataaaatttccaAGTTGCATAATAAAGATAATGAAgctttaaaattcatgaaaataaaaccagaaaaattgaatctaaaatcaaaaattagtAGTGATGTATTTTCTGTGCGGCATACCTTGAAGAGTGAAGTTAAggaagaaaataaacttaatgataaagatttaaaattgaattgtaatagtagctataaaaataataatttaatatcaaatatagatttaaaacacaatttttcatatttatcaaaaaaagaagtacagaatttatcaccaaaaaaaaataatatttttgataatgacGATGGTCAGCCTAATTTACAAAGAAATCAATCTAAATTGAATCATTTGGatatgacagtaaaaaaaaaaagaggtagtGGAAGTAGTTGTTATACTAGTGATGCAGTACACAGAATTCATCGAGCACATCAAGATGATTTAATGAGACTCTCCAATATTCCatattattattcagaaataGATATTAGACCTGAAGAAAAAGACCCAGAAATAAAAgaacatacaacaaattttaacggtgacataaataataatgatttattgctaataattagtaattattcatCTAATCCTAAGTTGCATGATAGTTCATCGTATAATAACTTTAAAGggaaactttcaaattattcaattaaatcatATAACAATGTTTTATCGAATTACTACAAAGATTTTGAATCAAAGTATACTTTATTAGATAGATTCCATAGAGGCATtacaaataatgtagaaaatttaacagatgcagatattttagaaaatattaataacttgtcATTACCATTGgttcttgataaaaaattattagaaatacaaTTACCATTTTTAGAAGAGTATTTAAACTTTTCACGCATgcgtaataaattaaatgaaagttctCCTATATTACTTAAAACCAATAGTAGTAAATCACATAGTGAACTTGAATCAAAAGAtagagataaattaatgaaagcaaatgaaataaaaaaattagaactacaaaaaataaaaaaatataatgaaatattaaaattacaaattttagaacAGTTTATAAAATCTGATAATTGTAATAACTTGCCGTTAAAACCTCACAAACATATCTTGGCTAGTATAGAGAGAGAACCTTTTACAAATTCATTGGATCCAGTCAGCAATTCAAATAATTCAGGTAACAATGATGCAATTGTTGATAATTTACAATTACCTGTAGAGAATAATTTAGCGGAATTAAATAACAATGTTGACGAAATTagaccatttttttttagaaccagTAATAatccttataataataataataataataacactggtGGTGgagaatataacaataataattctgGTTATGGCGAaggtaatagtaatagtaatggAGGAGGTCGTTTTGGGtctagaaataacaataataatattggtgGTTTCTATGACACTAGAAATTCTGGTTATAGtggggataataataataataataaaaatgctggtGGACCTTATAATAGTCCAGGAGGTGGTGGTAATGGTGGCAGTCActataataatagcaataataatggATACAGTTGTAACCAGTGCCATAAAAATTTTCCCCGTTCAGAtagtaataacaatgataaattatttgaCAGTGATGATAGTAGTTATAAGaagaatttagaaaataacaacagtattgataataaaataataaattatgaaaatgcaTACAATAGTAGTATTGAAGTCGGTGATCATTTACATGTAATTAATAGGCGTGCATCATGTGATAGTGATAAAGATATGAATAAcgatttaaataatcatatttctccttttatttcagaaaataatgtattaaaaattaaaaatccacaactaataaaaaatttgaaaaaaatagatacatCTCTGTTACTGTTTCCTCCGGCATTTGATTACAATGCACCTTTATTAAATCCATCACTGAATCGTGATAAATTAAAGTTGAaatatactgcaaaaaaaaataataatattacaataaaattagatccgattgttaattttaaacattcaacAAACGAGTCGAAAACCaaatctaatgaaaattattcaacgtttaaagaaattgtaaaacttaataaacGATTTATTAATGCAACATTATCACCTTTTGATAatgaaaactttgaaaatatttccaGTAGTCCTTTATCAGCATTTTTAAAGCGTAAAGTAGATCAGAAAAAGTATATacaacataaaacattaaaaaattcaatgatcGACCTTGAACCATTAATTTCAGAAGCATTCACTAACAGtgttaaaaaatatgacaataatttaactgatagtaataattttataagagagaatgattttaataaaaaatatgatgaaataaattctgataacaatagtttaattaataatagaactagaaatattgttaataatgatattatggATGTtttgaaagataatatttttttatctaattctacAGCTTCAAATTATTCCTTATTGACTTTACCTAGTTTGACTATGGAATTCAGGAAACCTAATCATATCGTTAatattaaaaagggaaaaaaatatgATAGTATGAGTGTGCCTTATGAGTTTAATCCTAATAATAATTCCAGTCAAATTTCTGGTAGAGTTTATAATTCTTCATCggtgataaaaaagattaattcattaaataagctaaataaaaataactacaatttatCATATAGTAGTGGTcaggtgaaaaataattttaatgtttctgaaaaggataaattttgcccaaattatgaaaatgtgagtaattttttaagtttaaataatgatGAGACTACTTTATTACCTGACATaaacagtaatttgtttttttcgactaaaaattatgtttttgatagATATTTTGGGGCTAGTAATGCAGTTCGTAATGATTTAATGAAGACTAGGATCCCTttaaatgtaaattgggattatagcaattataataataatattaatactaatagctcagataataattatatatacatggccccatatttttcattatcatcagCAAAACCACTTGAATCGTTGGTCAAAGTTATAGGTTTTGTTATTGAAACTAATGATAGCAGTTTTTGTGGAAATAAATCGTCAGATAAAAACTTATATTCAATACCTGCGTTATGGAATCaacaaaataatagtttaatgcaTAAATCACAtctgtttaattgtttaaataataattttgtaaatggaTCCACACAGTTTGTTCGCAGTAATGTTACAACAAACAGAGAAATGAAAggaactataataaatattactgcaaAAAATGTTAACAAGAACATGAACGCaccaatatttaataagtatactAATAAAGATATTAGTTGTATCCAAAatgatagttttaataataaaacactagATATAGATTTAcaacttatacaaaattttatcaatgttttacaacattttgttgagacacaaaataataataataaaaataataataatacaaataatgttaataatgcaacattcaataaaaaaaatgaaacatatattaaaaccgatggagaaatattggaaaaataa